Sequence from the Bryobacteraceae bacterium genome:
GAAGACCACCGCCTATCACGAAGCCGGCCACGCCCTCGTCGCCGCGCTCATCCCCGAAGCCGACCCCCTGCACAAGGTCACCATCATCCCGCGCGGCATGGCCCTCGGCCTCACCATGCAGCTCCCGCTCGACGACAAGCACTCCTATTCGCAGGAGTACCTCAAGGGCCAGATCTGCATCCTCATGGCCGGCCGCATCGCCGAGGAGATCTTCCTGAAGCAGACCACCACCGGCGCCGGCAACGACATCGAACGCGCCACCGACCTCGCCCGCAAGATGGTCTGCGAGTGGGGCATGAGCGACCTCGGCCCGCTGAGCTTCGGCAAGAAAGAAGAGCAGATCTTCCTCGGCCGCGAGATCGCCCAACACCGCGACTATTCCGAGGAAACCGCGCTCAAGATCGACGAGCAGGTCCGCGGCCTCGTTGATACGCAATACCGCCGCGCCAAGGGCATCATGGAAGACCACCACGACGGCCTGGTCCGCATCGCCGCCGCCCTGCTCGAACGCGAATCGCTCGACGGCGAAGAGGTGAAGCAGCTCATCCAAGGCATCGCTCTCAGCGACCGCAACAGGTCCGGCGACTCCGGCCGCCCGGCCACGCAGGAAGTCATCCGCCCCGAAGGCGGGCTCCGCGTACCGCCTCTCACGGAAGGACCGCAACCGGCCTGAACGGGCTCCTCGAGGATGCCCGTTCCCCCGTTCCCGGTCTATCTGTTCGACGTCGACGGCACGCTGCTCGACTCGGCTCGTGACATCTGCGGCGCCGTCCAAACGGTGCTCGCCAAGACCCGCGCCAACGATGTACCGTTCGAGTTTCTACGCAACTACGTCGGCCATCACCTGATCGACATGTTCCGCGACGTTCTCCCGGAACTCTCGGAAGAGGAACACTGGACGCTCATCCACGAGTACCGCGCCATTTACCCGGAGCGCGGCCACCGGATGACCCGGCCCTACGACGGCGTCACGGAAGCCCTCGCCGCCCTCGGCGGCCGCAAATCCACCGCCACCACCAAAAGCACGCAGACCGCCCGCCTCGTGCTCGAAAAGTTCGGCCTCGCGCCCCACTTCGAGCACGTCCAGGGCACCGATGGCTTCCCGAGCAAACCCGCGCCTGACGTGATCCACAAGTCCTTCGAGATCCTCGGAGTCCGCCCCGAAGACTGCCTCCTCGTCGGCGACGCCGGCCCCGACATGGAAGCCGGACGCCGCGCCGGAGTGAAGATCTGCGCCGTCCGCTGGGGCTACGGCAACCACGCCGAGATGGCCCGATGGGAACCCGACTACTGGATCGAACACCCCTCCGAACTCCTCGGCTGAACTCACGCTAAAATACCGGCAATGAAACGCCGGCATTTTCTCTCCGCCCCCATGGCCTCTCTCGCCCTCCCCGCGCTCGCCCCCGCGCAGGCCCCCGCCGGGAAGCCGTTCCGCATCTCGCTCGCCCAGTGGTCCCTCCACCGCGCCATCGGAAGCCGCCTCATCACCAACCTCGACTTCCCGCGCATCGCCCGCGAGCAGTTCGGCATCGAGGGACTCGAGTTCGTCAACACGCTCTGGATGTCGCCCACCGCCAGCTACATCGAAACCCTCCGCCGCAACATGCGCGACACCGGTACCCAGTGCGTCCTGATCATGTGCGACGGCGAAGGCTTCATGGGCCACCCGGAGCGCGCCGAGCGAGCCAAGGCGGTGGCGAATCACCATAAGTGGGTCGATATCACCGCGGAACTCGGCGGCCACTCGATCCGCACCAACATGTACCCCGGCCCCACGCAGCCGAAGACGCCCGCCGAGATCGACGACTTCCTCAACCGTTGCGCCGAGAGCTACAAATCGCTCGGCGAATACGCCAAGGCTCGTAACATCAACGTGATCATCGAGAACCACGGCGGCATCTCCTCGGACGCCGACGTCGTCGTCGGCCTCATGAAGAAGGTGAACCTGCCGAATGTCGGAACCCTCCCCGACTTCGGCAACTTCCCCAAGGAAGCCGACAAGTACGAAGCCGTCCGTAAGATGATGCCCTACGCCAAGGGCGTCAGCTTCAAGTGCCTCGACTTCTCCCCCGACGGCAACGAAACCACTATCGACGTCGACCGCATGATCAAAATCGTCGTCGAAGCCCGCTACAGCAACTGGATCGGCATCGAATACGAAGGCCGCCGCCTCACCGAGTTCGAAGGCATCCAGGCCGGCAAGCGGTTCCTCGAGCGCTATTTCTAGCTAACCCCGATGCACGCGCCGCGCGAAAGCCGGCGAAAGCTCCTGGATCAGTTTCCATCCTTTCTCGCCGTTGGTGAGAATCACGTAGCCCGATTTCCGCGCCGGCGACATCTCCGCCAGCGAGTGGAAGCCCTGCTGATCGCCGCCATGACTCACGAGTTCGCCATACTCCGCCGTCTTCGCGACCTTCCACCCCAGCGCCCACCATATCTCGTACCCGGGGCCCGCTTCCACCTTCACCTGCGGCGCCAACATCCGCGCGACCGCCGGCGCGCCCAGCCGGAACGAGTCCGCCGGCCGGGGATCCATCGTCGCGATCAGGAACCGCGCATAGTCCGCCGCCGTCGTCAGCAACCCGCCCATCGATCCATATCGCGCGGCATCCGCCGCCGTGTACCTCGGCTCCGGCAGCGGCCGGCCCTGTTCGTCATGAGGCCGCGCCAGCGCCTTCGCGATCCCGGCGTGCCAAACGTACCCCGACAAACCCATCCCCAGCGGCCGCAGGACATTGGCGCGCATGTACCCGTCGAAGTCCGTGGCGCACACCCGCAGATCCATTTCGTAGGTCCCGCAAGGCGAATCGAACGTGCGCCCCGCCAGCCGCGTCACCACCGACTGCAGGTACGCATAGCCTTCGCCCGAGTACTGCCACTTCGCGCCGGGCCGAAACTGTATTCGCAACGGATTCGCCCGTGACCGGATGTCGGGAAACCCGCACGTGTGCGACAGCACATGCCGCGCGCTGATGAGGTCGAGCCGCGGGTCTCCCTCGACGTATCGCTCCGGCGTGTAGCGGACCAGCGGCGTGTCAAGGTCGATGACGCCGCGTTCGTGAAGCTGCATCACCGCGTAGGCGAACACCGGCTTGCTCATGGACGCAGCCTCGAAAATCGTGCGATCGCTCACCGCCGATCCCGACGCTCGGTCCCGCACTCCGATCCCGCACGTCCAAACCAGCTTCGCGTTTCGAATCACCGCCAGGGAAACGCCGGGAACATGATTCCTCGCCGCGCTGTCGGCGGCCTGTCTCTCGAGGTCGGCGAACGGCCCGCCCCGCGACCGCGCGCCAGAGCATCCTCCCAGAACGGCCAGCGGAATCCCGAAGCAGCCGCGCCGCGGAAAATCACGCCTACTTCGCGAGTTCCCCATACAGCTCCGCCCGCCGGTGCCGGATCGGCCCGGAGCCCACCTTGTCCGAAGGATCGATCGTCGCGTACACAAGCTCCTCCACCCCCGCGTCCTGGGCCACTACCGTACCCTTCGGATCGATCACCAGAGTCCGGTTCGGATGCACGAACGCCACCCACACGCCGTTCTCATACGCCCGCGTCCGCATCATGGTATCGTTCATCTCCCCGTACGCGCCCCACGCCGGAACCAGGATCACCTGCGCGCCCTTGAGCGCCAGAATCCGCGACGTCTCCGGCAACTGCCTGTCCATGCAAATGAGCGTCCCCCAACGTCCATGCGGCGTATCGACCACAGGAAACGCCGCGCCCTTCGTATTGAACGGCTCATCGTCGGCCGTATGCGTCTTTGAGTAATGCGTCACCAACTCCCCGCCGGGCCCGAACACCGCCACCGAGTTCCACATCTTCCCATCCCGCGACTCGGCGAACCCAAGCAGTAGGTGAACGTGTAACTCCCGCGCCAGCGCCCGCACGCGGCCCACCAGCGAACCGTCGATCCGCTCGCCCACCTCGCGGTACCGCGCCGCCGTCAGGTCCGGCACACGCTTCTCGTTGCCCACGTAGCCTTCGAGGAACCCCTCCGGCGTCACGATCACCTGGGCCCCCTCGGCCGCCGCCCGCCGCGCCAGCCGTTCGAGCGTCGCGAAGTTCGCGGCCTTGTCCCAGTTCTTCGGCGTCACCCGGATCGCGGCGAGCTTGAACGCGCGCGGAGGCTCGGCGGCGAAAACGGCCGAAGCGGTCAAGAGGAAGCACACCAGGCGCATGAGGAAGTCATACCGCATCGAGCACGTCGACGGCAATCGCCCCCTTCCCCCACACGGTCTGGCGACCCACGCCGGTCCACGCCGCCGCCCGCAGCCACGGCACGAACTCGCCAAGCGTCCCTTCGTATTCGGCCTCGCCCACGAACCCGCCGATCGCATGCGTCTGCCCGGTCCGCGCGCTCCGCCGTTCCACTTCCACCGGAGCCACCCGGCACGCCGTCATCGCCACATCGCGCGCCCGCTCGCCCATCCCGCGAAAATCGCACTCGATCGCTCCCGATCCGTACAACCGCGCGAGCGTCGCCACGCGATCCCGCGCCCGCCCGAACAACACCCCGAACTCCGGCCACGCGGCGAGCCCTTCGTCGGCCTTCAACTCGGTCGGCGTCAGGAACCGCACCCGCAGTCGGGACGCGCGCTCCGCTTCCAGGCACACTCGCACCTCGCGCGACTCCACTCGCACCAGCCGCGCCCGTCCCCGCCCCGGACCGAACCCCTCCTCGCCCAACCGCACGAGCGCCGCTCTGTACGGTTCCAACTCGCCGCCGAACAAATGCAAATCGAATCCAAACTCCGCGCCCGGACTCACGCGCATCCCATCGAGATGAGCCGCCCGGAACACGAACGGTCGCGGAGCATCCACAAGCCCGCTCGGGCCTCCCAAAGCCGCTGGTTCAAAGATGCGCGAGTAGGCCTCCGGCGCCGCAGTCGCCCTTAGGCACAGTCCAAACCCGCCCCGCAGCACGTTACCGGCCTTTCCGGGAGGGAAGTAGACCGGGTCCACCGCGCGGAACGAGAAGCGCGCCGGCTGCAGTGAGAAATACACTACAAGCTGAACGCCTCAGATCAGGCTCGCCCGCCGGAGCGCTTCATACCAGGAACTAATCTCCGCCTCCGCAAACTTGTCCTTCTTCACGCGCTGGAACTCCGAGATCACGTCTTCTTTCGACGGGTCGCGTTGGCAGATCCCCTTCAGCCGATGGAACGCGAAATGTAACGTCGCGACCAGCTCTAGTATCTGTGGAGAAAACCGTCCCAGGTTTTTCACGACGGCATCGATCTTCGTGCGCGAAGGCTCGATCAGGCGGCCGTACGCTCCTAACAGTTCCTGAGCGTTCTCTCCCAATCGGTAGTCAGAATAGGAGCGGGGATCCTTGCTCATGTCTCGAATGACATCATCCGCCAGGAGAGAATCGACGGCAAAAGTAACCGTTTCCGAATAGGGCCCGTATGTGTAGATCTCGAACTTGCACGGAATCGGGACCCCTACAGCTCGGGCGAAATAGACAAGCTTCTGCATCGCCGTCCTGCCAAGATAGTGACCGCTGCCGATTTGACTCTCGTAGGACCCGACGATTGCCGCTATAAACGCAGAGCAGGGATCGTTTGAATATACCAGTTCATCCGATTGCTTCATGCCTCACTAACCTCCAAACGCCTAGCCTTTTGTCTGATCTCTTCCAACTCCCTGCCATGAGCATCCGCGAATATCCGAACGGTGCGTACTCGCTTGGGAATTTTTCCAATCATCGCGCTATCCTCGGTCAGGAGCCTCCTCTTGCCATCGTCCTCTACGATGTACAGGTCCTCCACCTTTGACGGCTCCTGCTCTCCCGGGATCGTTAGCTTGTGGATGTCGTGG
This genomic interval carries:
- a CDS encoding HAD family hydrolase, whose product is MPVPPFPVYLFDVDGTLLDSARDICGAVQTVLAKTRANDVPFEFLRNYVGHHLIDMFRDVLPELSEEEHWTLIHEYRAIYPERGHRMTRPYDGVTEALAALGGRKSTATTKSTQTARLVLEKFGLAPHFEHVQGTDGFPSKPAPDVIHKSFEILGVRPEDCLLVGDAGPDMEAGRRAGVKICAVRWGYGNHAEMARWEPDYWIEHPSELLG
- a CDS encoding sugar phosphate isomerase/epimerase family protein, whose translation is MKRRHFLSAPMASLALPALAPAQAPAGKPFRISLAQWSLHRAIGSRLITNLDFPRIAREQFGIEGLEFVNTLWMSPTASYIETLRRNMRDTGTQCVLIMCDGEGFMGHPERAERAKAVANHHKWVDITAELGGHSIRTNMYPGPTQPKTPAEIDDFLNRCAESYKSLGEYAKARNINVIIENHGGISSDADVVVGLMKKVNLPNVGTLPDFGNFPKEADKYEAVRKMMPYAKGVSFKCLDFSPDGNETTIDVDRMIKIVVEARYSNWIGIEYEGRRLTEFEGIQAGKRFLERYF
- a CDS encoding serine hydrolase domain-containing protein, with translation MGNSRSRRDFPRRGCFGIPLAVLGGCSGARSRGGPFADLERQAADSAARNHVPGVSLAVIRNAKLVWTCGIGVRDRASGSAVSDRTIFEAASMSKPVFAYAVMQLHERGVIDLDTPLVRYTPERYVEGDPRLDLISARHVLSHTCGFPDIRSRANPLRIQFRPGAKWQYSGEGYAYLQSVVTRLAGRTFDSPCGTYEMDLRVCATDFDGYMRANVLRPLGMGLSGYVWHAGIAKALARPHDEQGRPLPEPRYTAADAARYGSMGGLLTTAADYARFLIATMDPRPADSFRLGAPAVARMLAPQVKVEAGPGYEIWWALGWKVAKTAEYGELVSHGGDQQGFHSLAEMSPARKSGYVILTNGEKGWKLIQELSPAFARRVHRG
- a CDS encoding carbon-nitrogen hydrolase family protein; the protein is MRLVCFLLTASAVFAAEPPRAFKLAAIRVTPKNWDKAANFATLERLARRAAAEGAQVIVTPEGFLEGYVGNEKRVPDLTAARYREVGERIDGSLVGRVRALARELHVHLLLGFAESRDGKMWNSVAVFGPGGELVTHYSKTHTADDEPFNTKGAAFPVVDTPHGRWGTLICMDRQLPETSRILALKGAQVILVPAWGAYGEMNDTMMRTRAYENGVWVAFVHPNRTLVIDPKGTVVAQDAGVEELVYATIDPSDKVGSGPIRHRRAELYGELAK
- the cas6 gene encoding CRISPR system precrRNA processing endoribonuclease RAMP protein Cas6; the protein is MYFSLQPARFSFRAVDPVYFPPGKAGNVLRGGFGLCLRATAAPEAYSRIFEPAALGGPSGLVDAPRPFVFRAAHLDGMRVSPGAEFGFDLHLFGGELEPYRAALVRLGEEGFGPGRGRARLVRVESREVRVCLEAERASRLRVRFLTPTELKADEGLAAWPEFGVLFGRARDRVATLARLYGSGAIECDFRGMGERARDVAMTACRVAPVEVERRSARTGQTHAIGGFVGEAEYEGTLGEFVPWLRAAAWTGVGRQTVWGKGAIAVDVLDAV